The Terriglobales bacterium genomic sequence TGAAGATGGTGGAAAAGTTCTCAATCGCCGAATTATCCGCTCTGCGCAACGAGCTGATGCAGAATGGGCTGGATTCGTGGCAGGCGGCAGAGCTGTTCCACGTGTTTTTGTCGGGCCGTGGCTACGGCGTCTCTTCGGATGCCGCTGTCGATGCCGCCACACGAGTGGAGGAATCGGGCTGCTCGATCGACGTGTTACAGCGCGAGCTTGAAAGCCTGGCCATGGTGATGTAATCCGGTCAACGAAGATTGTTCCGTTCCGCTGGCGGTGAAGCTGACGGACAGGACATGCAAGGACGAGCCGGGCGAACCTGCCCGGCTCTTTGCTTTTGTAGCCTCTTCTGTCATTCTTAGCCGTCCGCTGTAGCGGACGGCTAGGAATCCCTACAAACTGCTATGCGCGCTGGTTCGGCGAAATTCTGCTTTAAGGATCCCCTGCGCAAGTGTCGACCTGAAGAATTTCGGCACTATAGGGATTCCTCGCCGTCCGCCACGGTGGACGGCGAGGAATGACAGAAGAGAATTCGGAATGACAACGGGAGAGAAGAAGAGAACTACTCGTACCGCAGCGCTTCCACCGTATCCAACTGCGCAGCGCGCGTCGCGGGCACCGTTCCGAAGATGATGCCCACGCCCGAGGCCACGAGAATTGCGATAATCGCAGATAGTCCCGAAACCGGAATTCGATATTCGGTGAAAAATCGCACTGAGAACGGAACGGATAACCCTATCAAAGTCCCGAGCAGCCCGCCGGTCAGCGAGATAAAGACCGCCTCCGTAAGGAACTGCAGCCGGATTTCCTGACGTGTGGCGCCCACTGCCTTGCGAATTCCGATCTCGCGGATTCGCGAGCGTACGTTTGCCAACATGATGTTCATGATGCCGACGCCGCTCACTACGAGCGTGACCGTGGCGATAAGCAGCAGCACTACCGTCAAAGCATTGGCGGTCTGGGCCGCGACTGACAGCAATTGAGTCAGATTATCGACGTGGTAGACCGATTGGGCACGATGCCGTGACTGCAGTACACGATGGATCTCCTCCGTTCCCTTTTGAACTTCACTGGCGTCTCCCATCGAGAAGAAGATTTGCTTCACTGCAGTCGTGCCCGTGAAGTACTTCGCGACCGTGTATGGAATCAGGATCGTGTCTTCAGCGATCTCTGATTGCCCGAAGGTTTCTACGCGCTCTTTGAAGGTCCCAATAATCGTGAAGGGAAGATTGCTGATCTTAATGATCTGTCCAACTGCCAAGTCCTCACTGCCAAAGAGTCGCCGCGCGAGTTGTACGGTAATCGTCGCCACCTTCGTGCGCGTCATCGACTCTTCATCGTCAAAAAAGCGGCCGGATGGAATCAGCAGGTTGCGGACGGTCCGGTATTCCGATGAAACGCCGAGCACCAGCAGATCGCGTTGCTTGCCTTCGCCAACCGAAATGCGATCGTGCAACTCCACCATGGGCGAAGCGGCAATGATATCCGGCACTTCCTGCCGAACTGCGCGGACATCATCTTCGGTCAGCTCATCTTTTTGGATCGTACTGAACGAGGAATTACTCCCTCCCTCGTAGTAGGCAACGATCATGTTCGCGCCTATGGCCTGGATCTGGTTCAGGATGTACTGCTTCCCGGTAAGACCAATCGTGACCACAAGGATTAGCGAGGCGGTTCCGATCATCATGCCCAGCGCTGTGAG encodes the following:
- a CDS encoding ABC transporter permease translates to MSPEELKLEEQKAHHSRLERIRSFEQTLESATKTMLFSEVAKLAVDSFRSSKVRFALTALGMMIGTASLILVVTIGLTGKQYILNQIQAIGANMIVAYYEGGSNSSFSTIQKDELTEDDVRAVRQEVPDIIAASPMVELHDRISVGEGKQRDLLVLGVSSEYRTVRNLLIPSGRFFDDEESMTRTKVATITVQLARRLFGSEDLAVGQIIKISNLPFTIIGTFKERVETFGQSEIAEDTILIPYTVAKYFTGTTAVKQIFFSMGDASEVQKGTEEIHRVLQSRHRAQSVYHVDNLTQLLSVAAQTANALTVVLLLIATVTLVVSGVGIMNIMLANVRSRIREIGIRKAVGATRQEIRLQFLTEAVFISLTGGLLGTLIGLSVPFSVRFFTEYRIPVSGLSAIIAILVASGVGIIFGTVPATRAAQLDTVEALRYE